The following are encoded in a window of Halosolutus halophilus genomic DNA:
- a CDS encoding asparaginase gives MPHVRVVSTGGTIASTSSGDDTGKTPSESGDDLVEAVPELGDHATIDVDDVCQVSGFQMGFENAGRIVDAAERAADEGADGVVVTHGTDTMAESAYYCSLVAETDVPVVFTGAQRPFDRLGTDGPTNLLAAVRAAGHDRFRDAGGSYLAFNDAVHAARWVVKSHTSKLETFQSPDAGPVAELTPDGFRFLREPGRDVDPIPGARIDPDVRVELVTNAMGVDGRRVERALEDGVDAVVVAGTGLGNATGELGSALEDAIGAGVPVVLTSRCHAGATAGLYGGPGGAKTLLEAGAIAGGDLPPWKARIRAALAVSTTDTGTSVTERVRVAFEGVESIA, from the coding sequence ATGCCACACGTTCGAGTCGTCAGCACGGGCGGAACGATCGCGAGCACCTCGAGCGGGGACGATACGGGGAAGACCCCCTCGGAGTCGGGAGACGACCTCGTCGAGGCCGTTCCGGAACTGGGCGACCACGCCACGATCGACGTCGACGACGTCTGTCAGGTCTCGGGCTTCCAGATGGGCTTCGAGAACGCCGGACGGATCGTCGACGCGGCCGAACGCGCCGCGGACGAGGGCGCGGACGGCGTCGTCGTCACCCACGGCACCGACACGATGGCCGAGTCGGCCTACTACTGCTCGCTGGTCGCCGAGACAGACGTCCCCGTCGTCTTCACGGGCGCACAGCGACCCTTCGATCGGCTGGGAACCGACGGCCCGACGAACCTCCTCGCGGCGGTTCGAGCCGCCGGTCACGATCGGTTTCGAGACGCTGGCGGGAGTTACCTCGCGTTCAACGACGCCGTCCACGCCGCCCGCTGGGTCGTGAAATCGCACACGAGCAAACTCGAGACCTTCCAGTCGCCCGACGCGGGCCCGGTTGCGGAACTCACCCCGGACGGGTTCCGGTTCCTCCGCGAGCCAGGACGCGACGTCGATCCGATCCCGGGCGCGCGAATCGACCCCGACGTCCGGGTCGAACTCGTCACGAACGCGATGGGCGTCGACGGACGACGGGTCGAGCGCGCGCTCGAGGACGGCGTCGACGCCGTCGTCGTCGCCGGAACCGGCCTCGGGAACGCGACCGGCGAACTCGGCTCGGCGCTCGAAGACGCGATCGGCGCGGGCGTTCCGGTCGTGCTCACGTCGCGCTGTCACGCCGGGGCGACGGCCGGGCTGTACGGCGGCCCCGGCGGCGCGAAGACCCTGCTCGAGGCGGGCGCGATCGCGGGCGGCGATCTCCCGCCGTGGAAGGCCCGAATCAGGGCTGCACTTGCGGTATCGACGACCGATACCGGGACGAGCGTCACCGAACGGGTCCGGGTGGCGTTCGA
- a CDS encoding aminoglycoside phosphotransferase family protein, which produces MTRDVHRALESIADDYAVVRELHAVPPHAVYEVTLDGRRAVCKLARGPDADPATEARVIQYVDRATSIPVPSVIDDGPRHFVAEWHDGAPGGAAGEPADPTLDPATARAMGEGLATLHAETAFASHGVFGSDADGLDLEASGSWADTLCTLLAECRAFLDPYGYADVATEVQRFLRDRPDALAGAGDPVLVHGNYLPEHVGVSEGEIACVIDFEHALVGAAEYDYWATAMPTFENPDRTVPEGSRRAFREGYESVRSLPDGFSRRGDVYRAVLAVTYLRSLYCQQQWATRATADRRAESLASAARSELESLRNRLE; this is translated from the coding sequence ATGACACGAGACGTTCACCGCGCGCTCGAATCGATCGCTGACGACTACGCCGTCGTTCGTGAACTACACGCCGTCCCGCCACACGCAGTTTACGAGGTCACCCTCGACGGACGGCGAGCAGTCTGCAAACTCGCTCGCGGCCCTGACGCGGATCCGGCGACGGAGGCCCGCGTCATCCAGTACGTCGACCGGGCGACGTCGATTCCCGTCCCGTCGGTGATCGACGACGGTCCTCGTCACTTCGTCGCCGAGTGGCACGACGGCGCGCCGGGCGGCGCGGCTGGCGAACCCGCCGATCCGACGCTCGACCCGGCAACTGCTCGAGCGATGGGCGAGGGTCTCGCGACGCTCCACGCGGAAACCGCGTTCGCGTCACACGGCGTCTTCGGGTCCGACGCGGACGGACTCGACCTCGAGGCGTCCGGTAGCTGGGCCGATACCCTGTGTACGCTACTCGCGGAGTGTCGGGCGTTCCTCGACCCGTACGGATACGCAGACGTCGCGACCGAGGTCCAGCGATTTCTTCGCGATCGACCCGACGCCCTCGCGGGTGCTGGCGACCCGGTTCTCGTCCACGGCAACTATCTGCCCGAACACGTCGGCGTGAGCGAGGGCGAGATCGCCTGCGTGATCGACTTCGAACACGCGCTCGTCGGTGCGGCCGAGTACGACTACTGGGCGACCGCGATGCCGACGTTCGAGAATCCCGACCGGACGGTACCGGAGGGGTCACGCCGTGCCTTCCGGGAGGGGTACGAATCAGTTCGCTCGCTGCCGGACGGATTCTCCCGTCGCGGCGACGTCTACCGGGCCGTGCTTGCCGTAACCTACCTGCGATCGCTGTACTGCCAGCAGCAGTGGGCGACGCGAGCGACCGCCGATCGACGGGCCGAATCCCTCGCCAGCGCGGCCCGGTCCGAACTCGAGTCGCTTCGCAATCGACTCGAGTAG